In Neosynechococcus sphagnicola sy1, one DNA window encodes the following:
- a CDS encoding tetratricopeptide repeat protein, protein MDEILPVIYLGILLVLLGVAAWAILQQVLKTRKTESTLTELQRKLSKEKGTAQDYFELGTILLDKKIYAQAITQLQKSLKAESLDTATDAALVYNALGFAYFAQEQYDLAIRNYKESVKLVPDYTTALNNLGHAYERKKLTSQALEAYEQVLALEPNNTTAKRRAASLRKLVTPAA, encoded by the coding sequence TTACCCGTTATCTACCTGGGAATTTTGTTGGTTTTGCTGGGAGTCGCTGCTTGGGCGATTTTGCAACAGGTACTCAAAACCCGTAAGACTGAAAGTACCCTCACCGAGCTCCAGCGGAAACTCAGTAAAGAGAAGGGAACTGCCCAAGACTACTTTGAACTAGGCACCATCCTTTTAGATAAGAAGATTTATGCTCAAGCGATCACTCAGCTCCAGAAGTCGCTGAAAGCTGAGAGTCTGGACACGGCTACCGATGCTGCTCTGGTTTACAATGCCCTAGGGTTTGCCTATTTTGCCCAAGAACAGTATGACTTGGCGATTCGCAACTACAAAGAGTCGGTGAAATTAGTGCCGGACTATACGACCGCGCTCAATAATTTGGGCCACGCTTACGAACGCAAAAAACTCACCAGTCAAGCGTTAGAAGCCTATGAGCAAGTCTTGGCTCTGGAACCCAACAATACCACTGCTAAGCGCCGAGCTGCTTCGTTGCGGAAGCTGGTAACCCCTGCTGCTTGA
- a CDS encoding UDP-glucuronic acid decarboxylase family protein: protein MRILVTGGAGFIGSHLIDRLMAENHEVLCLDNFYTGHKHNILKWLSSPNFDLLRHDITEPIRLEVDQIYHLACPASPIHYQYNPIKTAKISFLGTMNMLGLAKRVKARILLASTSEVYGDPDVHPQAEEYWGNVNPIGIRSCYDEGKRVAETLAFDYHRQNDVQIRVARIFNTYGPRMLENDGRVVSNFVVQALRHQSLTVYGDGSQTRSFCYVSDLVDGLIRLMNGEHTGPINLGNPDEYTILQLAKTVLQMVNPDLTIEFKPLPQDDPRRRRPDITRAQSFLGWQPTVPLQEGLKLTVEDFHARVSREACAPKSSSAASTLGS, encoded by the coding sequence ATGAGAATTCTTGTTACGGGTGGAGCTGGCTTCATTGGTTCCCATCTCATTGATCGATTAATGGCTGAAAATCATGAAGTCCTTTGCCTGGATAACTTTTACACCGGACATAAGCACAACATCCTCAAGTGGTTAAGCTCCCCCAACTTTGATCTGCTCCGCCACGACATCACTGAACCGATTCGTCTGGAAGTTGATCAAATTTACCACTTAGCCTGTCCGGCCTCACCGATTCACTACCAGTACAACCCGATCAAAACGGCTAAAATCAGCTTTTTGGGAACCATGAATATGCTGGGGTTGGCGAAGCGAGTCAAGGCTCGGATTCTGTTGGCCTCCACCTCAGAAGTTTACGGTGACCCGGATGTGCATCCCCAGGCAGAGGAGTACTGGGGCAATGTCAACCCCATTGGGATTCGCAGTTGTTATGACGAAGGCAAACGAGTTGCTGAGACCCTTGCCTTTGATTACCATCGCCAAAATGATGTCCAGATTCGCGTGGCGCGGATCTTTAATACCTACGGCCCCCGGATGCTAGAGAACGATGGTCGGGTCGTCAGTAATTTTGTCGTGCAGGCGCTGCGCCATCAATCTCTGACAGTGTATGGGGACGGTTCTCAAACCCGCAGTTTTTGCTACGTCTCAGACTTGGTGGACGGCCTGATTCGGTTGATGAACGGGGAACACACTGGCCCCATCAACCTGGGGAACCCAGATGAATACACGATTTTACAACTGGCAAAAACCGTGTTGCAGATGGTGAATCCAGATCTGACCATTGAGTTTAAGCCCCTTCCCCAGGATGATCCCCGCCGCCGCCGCCCTGACATTACCCGCGCCCAATCCTTTTTGGGCTGGCAGCCAACGGTACCGTTGCAGGAAGGACTGAAACTGACGGTTGAAGACTTTCATGCCCGAGTCAGTCGGGAGGCATGCGCCCCGAAATCCAGCAGTGCTGCTTCCACCCTGGGTTCTTAG
- a CDS encoding UDP-glucose dehydrogenase family protein, whose amino-acid sequence MIKYAANAFLATKISFINEVANICDRVGADVTQIAKGIGLDSRIGGKFLQAGIGWGGSCFPKDVAALIHTADDYGYDAQLLKAAVSVNQRQRLIAVEKLQQVLKILKGKTVGLLGLTFKPDTDDMRDAPSLNLIEQLSRLGTKVKAYDPIVAQTGLRHGLSNVLVETDPERLADGCDALVLVTEWQQFRTLDYKTMAALMTNPVMIDGRNFLDQVALEQAGFRYLGIGR is encoded by the coding sequence ATGATCAAGTACGCTGCCAACGCCTTTTTAGCTACCAAGATTAGTTTTATTAACGAGGTTGCCAATATCTGCGATCGCGTCGGGGCAGATGTAACCCAGATTGCCAAAGGGATTGGCTTGGACTCGCGCATTGGTGGCAAGTTCTTACAGGCTGGCATCGGTTGGGGGGGATCTTGCTTCCCCAAGGATGTAGCGGCTCTGATCCACACTGCCGACGATTATGGTTACGACGCTCAACTCCTGAAAGCAGCGGTTAGCGTTAACCAGCGCCAGCGCTTGATCGCGGTTGAAAAGCTCCAGCAGGTCTTGAAAATTCTCAAGGGAAAAACAGTGGGTCTCTTAGGACTCACGTTTAAGCCCGATACCGATGATATGCGCGATGCCCCCTCTCTCAACCTGATTGAACAGTTGAGTCGCCTTGGAACCAAAGTCAAAGCCTATGATCCGATTGTCGCTCAAACAGGGTTGCGCCACGGGCTGTCCAACGTGTTGGTCGAGACCGATCCTGAACGGTTGGCCGATGGATGCGATGCCTTGGTGCTGGTTACTGAATGGCAACAGTTTCGCACCCTAGATTACAAGACAATGGCAGCCTTGATGACCAACCCAGTGATGATCGATGGTCGGAATTTCCTCGATCAAGTTGCCCTCGAACAGGCAGGCTTCCGCTACCTGGGTATTGGTCGCTAA